Part of the Oncorhynchus kisutch isolate 150728-3 linkage group LG2, Okis_V2, whole genome shotgun sequence genome, ACACATATCATAGATCTTATCTTCTGCTCTGAGgtgagtagagagggaggaggggggaggggggctgcTGCAACTCTCAGATAGAGGAACACAGAGGAGGGAAGGagcagggaggaaggagagagttaGGAACATAAAGATAGAACTGTTTTATTATATACGGTTAGGAATGAGGGAATGAAAAAGGTAGAGAAGTTGGAAGCAGGGAATGAGAGAGACGAGAATTGGATAGATGGGCGGGACATGTTGAATGAATGGACTGAATACGGAGCatagcaatgtgtgtgtgtgtgtgtgtgtgtgtgtgtgtgtgtgtgagagagagtgttgggTTAATGAAGAACAGATGAATCAGCCATTCCATTATAAAGTGCCAATAACTATACATTTGCAACTGTTTGCCAAATCAATGTTTCAATGTGATCCTTTTATACGTTGCATTCATTTACTCAGGAAACACCAACTGTAAACACACTGTAGAACAACGCTGTCTAGACCTGAACACATTCCATTCCCTGGGTCTTATAACATTAAACATGTTTTCATCTTTAGTGTAGCTGagccttctcctcttcctctgtcttgtTGTGAATCATATGTTCCATTGTAATAACCAGACATAGACAGGATGAATACTCATGTCACTCTCATCctatcttctcttctctcttctcctccttcccttgCTTTACTCTCTCTAATCCAATGCTCTTTCTCCCTGTGATTTCCTCACTCATAACTTCCCCTCTACCtgctttccccccccccctcttcctctcttcccccttttctctttttttctcctccTACCCCacacccctgcctccctctctctctcatcccctcttccCAACTCTCTGTCCGtccacctgcctcctcctctctctcccccaggtacAGTATGTCACGTCTGGAGAAGGCCATTGTATCCATGGTGGAGGTGTTTGAGGAGTATGCTACAAAGGATGATAAGAATCGCCAGCTTAGCGGTACAGAGCTCTTAGAGCTGATGAAAAAAGAGCTGGCCAGCCCAGAGTTCcacgtaagacacacacacacacacacacacgaactcaGTGttgtcctgtatggctcagttggtagagcatggtgctagTAACActaggatagtgggtttgattcctgggccCACCCATACGAGAAATCGATGCATGCATAACtgtaagtgtctgctaaatggcatattattctattatcacacacacacagcctatccACATGTTTTACATATCCATACCACAACATAGTAGTAATGTTTTATTAACATACAcataccactgtgtgtgtgtgtgtgtgtgtgtgtgtgtgtgtgtgtgtgtgtgtgtgtgtgtgtgtgtgtgtgtgtgtgtgtgtgtgtgtgtgtgtgtgtgtgtgtgtgtgtgtgtgtgtgtgtgtgtgtgtgtgtgtgtgcgtgcgtgcgtgcctgtctgtctgtctcagggaaaggtggAACCAGCAGTGCTCCAGGAGGCGATGACCAACCTGGATAAGAACCATGATGGGGAGATCAACTTCAGAGAGTTCTCCATGTTCTTGGCTACTCTGGCCAGGGGCTACTACAGAGCCAGAAACAAGGGCAAGGGCAACAAGGGCAAGCCTGACAAGCCTGAATGAGGGGCGAAAAATTACCTGTTGACAGGTGTGGCCAGTATcgagtcacagacacacactgctttTCTATGATAGAAGAGAGGAAATGATACACTTACTGTAACTTGTATGGTGCTTTTAAGATGTCTTCTCAACATTTCCAGTTTTTCAATTAAATCTGACTTGCTTACTAGTTGGTGTTGTGTGTTTCATTTTTGTGATTCTAGAATTCCTCAAGATGATGTGATGAGCACCAATTCTCAGACATTATCACTGGTACACCATTAAAGGGATACTGCAGAGCTCTGGCAATTATGTAGTTTTTCTACTTACCCTGAGTCAGATGTGTTTCTACGTGCAGTCTCTGCACTAGTTAGAATTGGCACACAAAACTACctttaacttccttcatactgcacacagagacatacaaatggtatgcACAAGTTCATcagactctgggtaagtagaaaaacATCCAAAATCTTAATTGCCAGAATCTCGCAGTATCCATCCGTCCACCCATCACGCTTTCAGTGAGAATGTCTGTTACCCTCTTCTACTCATTCTCGCAGTATCCATCCGTCCACCCATCACGCTTTCAGTGAGAATGTCTGTTACCCTCTTCTACTCATTCTCGCAGTATCCATCCGTCCACACATCACGCTTTCAGTGAGAATGTCTGTCACCCTCTTCTACTCATTCTCGGGTGAGAACCTGCTTCAGGTGTAGGCTTGTTTTACATATTTTCTTCCCCTCTTTactccccctctcatcctcccaTCCAGCCCATGTCCTGAGGACTCCGTGTGTCTCCCTGTGTTAGTGTCACAGTGTTAGATTAGAGGACAGGTATAATGTTGAGATTAAAGGTAGAAGCCTGGTTATGACCTATAATGCTTTATGGGCTGGTGAATCCATTCACCTTATGCTCATACCATGTTTCTCACAATAGACTAGAGCCCACAGCTGTTACAACAAATATAGACTGGCTTCACCCTCCCATGAagcccctggacactgatcagtGTGTTGTCTCCtcttaaggttagaattaggggaaggtaaactgatcctagatctgtacataTTGGACTAAATTGAGTTCTTTCAATGTTCTGATCAGGTAGTATGATTAGTAGAATATGGGTGCACaggtaaaacaaatgtttttgaaaagtttttatttttttattaaataacTAAGTTCAATGCCTTTTTAGAAGTGTGCAACCTTGTTCTACTGCTTGATCTACAGGCTAGCTCATATACAGCTCCTTTAACTCAACTCCTGAACAGAATGTTCTGATCAGGATAGGGTGATTCTATGAACCCTATTACTGCTGTCTTCTGGCTCACTATCTGGATTACATTATTTGACCCAAAATACATCCCTCAGCCTTTAGGATCAAATGAGAAAACACCTCCCCCAGCCTCTATAATCAAGAatcaaatgagagaacacctcccccAGCCTCTAGAATCAAGAATCAAATGAGAAAACACCTTCCTCAGCCTCTAGCCTCAAATGAGAAAACACTTCCCTCAGCCTCTAGGATCAAATGGGAGAACACTTCCCTCAGCCTCTAGGATCAAATGGGAGAACACCTCCCTCAGCCTCTAGGGTCAAATTAGAGAACACTTCCCTCAGCCTCTAGTATCAAATGGGAGTCCACCTCCCTAAGCCTCTAGGATCAAATAGGAGAACACCTCCCTTAGCCTCTAGGTTCAAATAGGAGAACACCTCCCTCACTCTCTAGGATCAAATGGGAGAACACCTCCCTCAGCCTCTAGGATCAAATGGGAGAACACCTCCCTCAGCCTCTAGGATCAAATGGGAGAACACCTCCCTCAGCCTCTAGGATCAAATGGGAGAACATCTTCCTCAGCCTCTAGGATCAAATGGGAGAACACACCTCCCTCAGCCTCTAGGATCAAATGGGAGAACACCTCCCTCAGCCTCTAGGATCAAATGGGAGAACACCTCCCTCAACCTCTAGGATCAAATGGGAGAACACCTCCCTCAGCCTCTAGGATCAAATGGGAGAACACCTCCTTCAGCCTCTAGGATCAAATAGGAGAACACCTCCCTCAGCCTCTACGATCAAATGGGAGAACACCTCCCTCAGCCTCTACGATCAAATGGGAGAACATCTCCCTCAGCCTCTAGGATCAAATGGGAGAACATCTCCCTCAGCCTCTAGGATCAAATGGGAGAACACCTCCCTCAGCCTCTACGATCAAATGGGAGAACACCTCCCTCAGCCTCTACGATCAAATGGGAGAACACCTCCCTCAACCTCTAGGATCAAATGGGAGAACATCTCCCTCAGCCTCTAGGATCAAATGGGAGAACACCTCCCTCGTAAATTATCGGTGTTATCTTATCTTAGTAGTTATGTCAAGTCCTACTTGTTTTTTATTCTCCCGCTTTTTGGCTATTCAACGTAATTCTGTAAAATCATGCATTGTAATAGATCTACTCATAGACAGATGGTGGTATTGTATCAGAAGTGTGCAGCGCCCAGGTGCTAAAGCAAGTGTCACTCAACTCCCAACTGTAATGCTACTTATAGACCAGCGTTCTTCACCTCTGGTCCTTGGCAGCTACAGTGTGTCGGATTTATTTCCTGCCAAGCACCAACACTCCTGATTCTACTAATCATTGGTCATTGGTACATTCATTGAACCAGTGTTAGAATGGTAGAAAACCTttagctctccaggaccaggatGTAAGAACACTGCTGCAGGTCAATACCAGTGGACA contains:
- the LOC109885174 gene encoding protein S100-A5-like; this translates as MSRLEKAIVSMVEVFEEYATKDDKNRQLSGTELLELMKKELASPEFHGKVEPAVLQEAMTNLDKNHDGEINFREFSMFLATLARGYYRARNKGKGNKGKPDKPE